The Merismopedia glauca CCAP 1448/3 genomic interval CACTTCTAATTAACCAACCAATTACACCTCTAATCGTTCCACTAAAAATAGAACTGATTACAGCAGTCACAAACACCAATCCAATTTGCTTCCAGTTCTTTAGCTCTCCCACCTTTTCAGCCAGATCGGCAATCTTGTTAATAGACGGTTTCCACTCATCTAAGCGAGCTTCGATTTTGGCTTGTCCAATTTCTAAAGATTTCTGTCCATCTTCTAAAGACTTCATTCGACTACTTAAACTTTCGCCCACATTTGTAATTAAATTCTTTAATTCCTGGATATCAGATTCAGTTACAATATCTTTCGCAGTGGTTATGAATTGCTTACCATTTGTCAAAATAGACATTTGAGATGGGTATTATAAGAATCTTGTTAGTAATCTTTCAGAATAATGCTCAAGCTACAGAATGCCAAGTTTGAAGAGCGTCTCGCGATCGCACAGGCTGAGATAACGCCTGGGGATATTTTAGCTCAATTGGCATCTGATCGAGAGGCTCAGATCCGACAATCTGTAGCCAGTAATCCCAATACTCCTCTAGAAATCCTGGAAAACCTATGTAGAGACTTTCCCGAAGCAATTATTAACAACCCTATTTTTAATATTTTGCTGCTCGAAAATCCTAACAGTAAAATTGTTCGATTGTCGCTAGCCCGAAGTTCAACTACATCAGCAGGAACATTAGCCAGGTTAGCTGAGACACTAAATAATAGCCATGACGATCAAGAGATAGTTTTAGCGATCGCTAATAATATCAACACTCCCATTGAAATTTTTAAACAACTCGATAGATATCATCTTCAAGAAGTTGCAGACAATCCCAATACCTCATTGCAGATTTTAGAAAAACTGGCAATAATTGAAAGTGTTTTTGTTCTCATAGGAACTGCTAGAAATCCCAATACTTCACTACAAATTTTAGAAAAATTAGCCAGAGATGAAAATCATTATGTTCGAGCAGTAGTCGCTCAAAATCATCATGCTTCATGGCAAATATTGGAAGAATTGGTAAAGGGTAGCAATAATTACAGCGAAGATAATTTTGTTCGATTATTCGTCGCGCAAAATCCTCATACTTCACCACAGATTTTAGAAAAATTAGCAAGTTACGAACTACCAGAATTTCGAGGAGTACTCGCTTCTCATCCTAATGCTTCTCCACAAATTCTAGAAAAATTCTCAGACGACGAAGATGATAATATTCGGTTAAAAATTGCCCTAAATAAAAATACTCCACCACAGGTTTTAGAAAAATTAGCAAGCGATCAAAATCGAAATGTGAGGGTACAAGTCGCGAGTCATCAAAATACATCACCACAGGTTTTAGAAAAATTAGCAAGCGATCAAAATCGAGATGTGAGGATACAAGTCGCTGCCAATCACAACACGTCACCAAATATTTTAGAAAGACTAGCAAGGAGCAAATCTACTTTAATTCGTGGAGAAGTTGCCAAAAATCCTCACACGCCAACGCAAATTTTAGAGAAATTGACCCGCGATAAAGATTATTATATTCGTGGAGAAATCACATATAATTGCAATATTTCACTACAGATTCTAGAAACATTAACAAGCGATCCGGAGGAATATGTTCGGCGATCGGCTCGTTTAAAATTAGCGGAAAATCCGAATACTTCTCTACAGGTTTTAGAAGAATTATCAGGCAGTGAAAATGATGAGATTCGCTTAAGAATCGCTATCAATCAAAATACACCGCGACAGGTTTTAGGAAAATTAGCAAGCGATGAAAATGATGAGATTCGTGTAGAAGTTGTGAGAAATGGAGATGCAGCAGTGCAGAAAATGGCTAGAGAAAAATGAGCAGCTAAACTTAATGTTTCAAAGCAGTAAGATGAACGACACCAACCAAAGAATAATCAGTGCATCTATGCTGCGATTGCGGATGAAATCGCCTTTTTTCGCCACTCTGGCTCTATTTGCTCGATTCATTCCCAGCCAGCAGATACCTTACGCCGCAACTGATGGCAAAGATATATACTTTAACCCAGAATATCTGCGATCGCTCCCCCCTACCCAACAAGATGGTTTGCTCCTCCACGAAGTCTTACACGCTGCGTTGATGCACGTTTTGCGCCGAGGTGTCAGAGACTCCGAAGTTTGGAATATTGCCGCAGATATCGTGGTTAATGGAGTAATTTCACAGCAAGGCGTGTTTCAGCTACCCCCTGGCGGCTTGCGCCAGCCAAAGCTGGAGCATCTCAGCGTTGAAGAAATATATGAATTGCTCCTCAAACAAGATCCAAGTCAACAAAAGCTACCTAATCCCGATTTACTCACTCAACCTCCAGCAGATGTCTCCTCTGCTCAACAGGAATCAGAAAGCACTTCTTCCCTCTCCGATAAGAAAAAGCAGCTAGAAAATAGTTCATCATCCGCCAAACAGAATAGCGATCGCTCAACTACCTCTGCAAATCCCGAGGAAAATAGTTCTGAGAGTTCACAATCGGATGTAAACTCTCAACATAACGATAAAGCGTCTCTAGAAGCCCATTGGCAAAACGCCCTTCAGCAAGCTACGATTATTGCCCGCACCACCAGTCAAGGAACATTACCCGCAGGAATGGATCGAGAACTGGGTTTACTTACAGCACCTCAACTAGACTGGAGGGCTTATCTATGGCGATATTTGGTGCAAACCCCTACAGATTTTATGGGATTCGATCGCCGTTTTGTGGGTAGAGGTTTGTATCTGGAAGCCTTAGTTGGGGAATCAGTCAAGGTGTTTGTGGCTGTAGATACCAGTGGTTCCATTGATGACGAGCAATTGCGGATGTTTTTGGCAGAAGTTCAGGGCATTTTAGGATCGTATCCCCATCTTCAATGCGAATTGTACTATGCTGATGCAGAAGCTTATGGCCCTTTTGAGCTAAATCCAGATAGTGCTATACCAAAACCCCAAGGTGGTGGTGGAACTTCGTTTATTCCGTTCTTTGATAAGGTTGACGATCGCTGGGATCGTCTGACACAAGGGGTTTGCATTTATTTAACGGATGGTTATGGTTCGTTTCCAGAGCGATCGCCAGAATTACCTGTATTATGGGTAGTCACACCTGGAGGCTTGGATTTATCTCAGTTTCCCTTTGGTGAAGCCGTGCGTTTGTTGTCTATTTCATGAATTTTTGTACTCGTTCCCAAACCATTTTCTCTAATTCTGGATTTGTGACATCAAACCACTCAATTTCAGATTCGCTGCGAAACCAGGTATTTTGACGTTTAGCAAATTGCTTTGTGCGTAAAACTGTTTCCTCTATGGCTTCGTCTAAAGTAAATTCTCCTTGCAGATACCGCTTCATTTCTCGATAACCCAAGGTATCTAGTAGCGGTAAGTCCAATCCATATTTAGCTATCAAGGCTTTAACTTCTGTTTCCCAGCCATATCCTAACATTTTCTCGGTTCTCTGTCTAATTCGCTGGGTAAGCACATGGCGATCGCATTCTAAACCTATGTGCAAAATCGGGTAACTAGGTGGATTTTCTCCTTGCTGTGCCGAAATGGGAATACCAGTCACATAGAATACTTCTAGGGCGCGTAAAGTCCGTGTGGGATCGTTCGGATGAATTTTGAGGGCAGCGTCGGGATCTACTTGTTGCAAGATGCTGTAGAGTTGTGATTGACCTAGTTGCGTCAGTTGCGATCGCAGTTCCAGTTGGGGTGCTACTCTGGGAATCTTCAAACCTTTGGTAATAGACTTGATGTATAAACCAGTACCTCCGACTAAAATAGGAAAGGGAACCGTAGAAACTAGCTTTTGCGCTTCAGCTTGATATTGAGCAACTGTTAAGGTTTCTTGGGGATCGCACAGATCGATGAGATAATGCGGTACTTGCTTTTGTTCCTCTAAAGTCGGTTTCGCCGTGCCAATATCGAACCCTCGGTAAACCTGACGGGAATCTGCGCTCAAAACGATCGTGTTGAGTCGCTGAGCTAGAGCAACTGCCAATCCCGATTTTCCCGTTGCCGTCGCCCCACAAATGACAATTAATCCAAATGGATAAGAATTAGTTGGGTACATCCCCTAAATAAATATTCGTGCAAATACGTCTAAAGTCGTCTTGAAGGCTTTTGTGTTATAATTTATTAGGTTTTTGATATTTAGTAAATTAACCTCGCTTTAAACGCAATTATTATTGGAGACCTTAAGGCATGACCAGCAGCTATACCGCCGATCAAATACAAGTTCTAGAAGGTCTAGAAGCAGTCCGCAAACGACCTGGAATGTATATCGGCTCTACCGGACCTAGAGGACTCCATCATCTAGTTTACGAGGTAGTAGATAACTCGATTGACGAAGCTTTAGCAGGTCACTGTACCCACATTGAAGTAGACCTCAATGCAGATGGTTCCGTCACTGTTACCGATGATGGTCGCGGTATTCCCATAGATACCCACTCAAAAACCGGAAAATCAGCTTTAGAGACTGTAATGACCGTCCTCCACGCTGGTGGTAAGTTTGGTGGTGGTGGTTACAAAGTCTCTGGAGGGTTGCATGGAGTTGGGGTATCAGTCGTCAACGCCTTATCGGAACTGGTAGAAGTCACCGTTTGGCGAGACAACAAAGTGCATCTCCAAACCTATAGCAAGGGACTAGCTTTAGGTGGACTGCAAACTCAACCCTACCAGGAAAATCGCACCGGAACCTCTGTCAAGTTTAAACCAGATCCAGAGATTTTCACGACTGGTACAGAGTTTGATTATATGACCTTATCTGGTCGGTTGCGGGAGTTAGCCTACCTGAATGCTGGGGTCAAAATCATTTTTTCCGACAATCGCTTAGAAATCCTCAAAAGCGATCGCCCCCAAGTGGAAATCTACGAATACAAAGGCGGCATCAAAGAGTATATCGCCTACATGAATCGAGACAAGCAACCCTTACACGAAGAGATTATCTATGTTCAAGGGGAACGCAACAACGTTCAAATAGAAGTCTCTCTTCAGTGGTGTGTCGATGCATATAGTGATAATGTCCTCGGATTTGCTAACAATATCCGCACTATTGATGGAGGAACCCACTTAGAAGGTTTAAAAGCTGTCTTAACCAGAACCTTAAATTCTATTGCCCGCAAACGCAATAAAATCAAAGATAATGAGCCTAATCTCAGTGGCGAACACGTCAGAGAAGGTTTAACAGCCGTAATTTCTGTCAAAGTCCCTAATCCCGAATTTGAAGGACAAACCAAGACTAAACTAGGGAATACCGAAGTCAGAGGGATTGTAGATTCTTTAGTTGGGGAAGTGTTGACTGAATATCTAGAATTTCGCATGAATGTGGCGGATTCAATTCTAGATAAGGCAATTCAAGCTTTTAAAGCCGCAGAAGCTGCTCGTCATGCTAGAGAATTAGTCCGTCGCAAATCTGTACTGGAAT includes:
- a CDS encoding HEAT repeat domain-containing protein, which encodes MLKLQNAKFEERLAIAQAEITPGDILAQLASDREAQIRQSVASNPNTPLEILENLCRDFPEAIINNPIFNILLLENPNSKIVRLSLARSSTTSAGTLARLAETLNNSHDDQEIVLAIANNINTPIEIFKQLDRYHLQEVADNPNTSLQILEKLAIIESVFVLIGTARNPNTSLQILEKLARDENHYVRAVVAQNHHASWQILEELVKGSNNYSEDNFVRLFVAQNPHTSPQILEKLASYELPEFRGVLASHPNASPQILEKFSDDEDDNIRLKIALNKNTPPQVLEKLASDQNRNVRVQVASHQNTSPQVLEKLASDQNRDVRIQVAANHNTSPNILERLARSKSTLIRGEVAKNPHTPTQILEKLTRDKDYYIRGEITYNCNISLQILETLTSDPEEYVRRSARLKLAENPNTSLQVLEELSGSENDEIRLRIAINQNTPRQVLGKLASDENDEIRVEVVRNGDAAVQKMAREK
- a CDS encoding vWA domain-containing protein, with the protein product MNDTNQRIISASMLRLRMKSPFFATLALFARFIPSQQIPYAATDGKDIYFNPEYLRSLPPTQQDGLLLHEVLHAALMHVLRRGVRDSEVWNIAADIVVNGVISQQGVFQLPPGGLRQPKLEHLSVEEIYELLLKQDPSQQKLPNPDLLTQPPADVSSAQQESESTSSLSDKKKQLENSSSSAKQNSDRSTTSANPEENSSESSQSDVNSQHNDKASLEAHWQNALQQATIIARTTSQGTLPAGMDRELGLLTAPQLDWRAYLWRYLVQTPTDFMGFDRRFVGRGLYLEALVGESVKVFVAVDTSGSIDDEQLRMFLAEVQGILGSYPHLQCELYYADAEAYGPFELNPDSAIPKPQGGGGTSFIPFFDKVDDRWDRLTQGVCIYLTDGYGSFPERSPELPVLWVVTPGGLDLSQFPFGEAVRLLSIS
- the miaA gene encoding tRNA (adenosine(37)-N6)-dimethylallyltransferase MiaA; amino-acid sequence: MYPTNSYPFGLIVICGATATGKSGLAVALAQRLNTIVLSADSRQVYRGFDIGTAKPTLEEQKQVPHYLIDLCDPQETLTVAQYQAEAQKLVSTVPFPILVGGTGLYIKSITKGLKIPRVAPQLELRSQLTQLGQSQLYSILQQVDPDAALKIHPNDPTRTLRALEVFYVTGIPISAQQGENPPSYPILHIGLECDRHVLTQRIRQRTEKMLGYGWETEVKALIAKYGLDLPLLDTLGYREMKRYLQGEFTLDEAIEETVLRTKQFAKRQNTWFRSESEIEWFDVTNPELEKMVWERVQKFMK